A portion of the Hymenobacter yonginensis genome contains these proteins:
- a CDS encoding efflux RND transporter permease subunit, whose amino-acid sequence MLDNIIRFALQNRLLMLAFAVGLLIAGTYTASQLPVDVLPDLDRPRVTVFLEAPGMAPEEVEALVTLPVETALNGATGVSAVRSNSAIGLGMVFVEFDYGTDIFTARQIVSEKLQTTSEQLPEGITPVLGPISSVMGQIMLVGLSGGKETNPADLRTLANYTVRQRLLSIPGVAQVIPIGGDNLQYQVLLDMPRLNATGLTVNQVEEALRRSNLNTTGNFFDRNGSEVLIRNLGRLRSVADIENIIVGYREQSPVRVADVARVEFGARFKRGDGSVNGQPAVILSIEKQPGAATVGLTEAVEKALVELQPSLPKDVRVNTRLFKQSEFIESSISNVEEALRDGAILVVIVLFAFLLNVRTTFISLVAIPLSLLVTALVFRVAGISINTMTLGGLAIAIGELVDDAIVDVENVYRRLRENKQRPDPQPVLRVIYAASSEVRNSIVYATIIVVLVFLPLFALEGMEGRIFAPLGIAYITSIVASLFVSLTVTPVLCYYLLPRMKQMDHPETDGGLVRWLKKKDTRLLTWGLQRPKLVLTSTALLFVMAAAMVPFFGTEFLPPFNEGSLTVNFSAPAGTSLTESNRLGTLGEQQMLKIPEVAYTARRTGRAELDEHAESVNNSEIEVAFKTEAELEKAGRTMRSRDEILADMRQKLSLITGVNVNIGQPISHRLDHLLSGVRAQVAIKVFGNDLLELRRYANEVRAAAGTVPGVVDLQVEKQVQIPQLLIRPRDEALRAYGMARGEVVRDLETLFQGAVVSQMLDGQKRFDLVVKLPEAQRNDIAAISQTRIETPGGAMIPVSEVADVVYEPGPNTVNHENTQRRITISLNVAERDLGSTVKEIQAKVSQQVKLPPGYYLTYGGQFESQQSASQKILWLSLFSLAGIFLVLFSHFKSSLMVGQIMLNIPLALIGSVVAVLLTGGTFSIASLVGFITLTGIASRNGIMMISHYIHLVEHEGEKFGLPMIIRGSLERLVPVLMTALVAALALVPLTLAKDAPGKEILYPVATVILGGLLSSTFLDIIVTPVVFWLVGEKALAQYFAAHRETGLDDHPQELDAAPLTPPVDAG is encoded by the coding sequence ATGCTCGATAACATCATTCGCTTTGCCCTGCAAAACCGGCTGCTCATGCTGGCCTTTGCCGTGGGGCTGCTGATTGCCGGCACCTACACCGCCAGCCAGCTGCCGGTAGACGTGCTGCCCGACTTGGACCGCCCCCGCGTGACCGTGTTTCTGGAAGCGCCCGGCATGGCTCCCGAAGAGGTGGAAGCCCTGGTGACGCTGCCCGTGGAAACGGCCCTGAACGGGGCCACCGGCGTGTCGGCGGTGCGCTCCAACTCGGCCATCGGCCTGGGCATGGTGTTCGTGGAATTCGACTACGGCACCGACATCTTCACGGCCCGCCAGATTGTGAGCGAGAAGCTGCAAACCACCAGCGAGCAACTGCCCGAAGGCATTACGCCGGTGCTGGGGCCCATTTCTTCGGTCATGGGTCAGATTATGCTGGTGGGGCTGTCGGGCGGCAAGGAAACCAACCCCGCCGACCTGCGCACCCTGGCCAACTACACCGTGCGCCAGCGCCTGCTCAGTATCCCCGGCGTGGCCCAGGTAATTCCCATCGGCGGCGACAACCTGCAGTACCAGGTGCTGCTGGATATGCCCCGCCTGAACGCCACCGGCTTGACCGTGAATCAGGTGGAAGAAGCCCTGCGCCGCTCCAACCTGAACACCACCGGCAACTTCTTTGACCGCAACGGCTCGGAAGTGCTCATCCGCAACCTGGGCCGGCTGCGCTCAGTAGCTGACATCGAAAACATCATCGTGGGCTACCGGGAGCAGTCGCCGGTGCGGGTGGCCGATGTGGCCCGGGTGGAGTTCGGGGCCCGCTTCAAGCGCGGCGACGGCAGCGTGAACGGTCAGCCGGCCGTAATTCTGAGCATCGAGAAGCAGCCCGGCGCCGCCACTGTGGGCCTCACCGAAGCCGTGGAAAAAGCCCTGGTGGAGTTACAGCCTTCGCTGCCGAAAGATGTGCGGGTGAATACGCGGCTGTTCAAGCAGTCGGAGTTTATCGAGTCCTCCATCAGCAACGTGGAGGAAGCCCTGCGCGATGGGGCCATTCTGGTGGTCATCGTGTTGTTTGCCTTTCTGCTGAACGTACGCACCACGTTTATCTCCCTAGTGGCTATTCCGCTCTCGCTGCTGGTAACGGCGCTGGTGTTCCGCGTGGCGGGTATCAGCATCAACACCATGACGCTGGGTGGGCTGGCCATTGCCATCGGCGAGCTGGTGGATGACGCCATTGTGGACGTGGAAAACGTATACAGGCGCCTGCGCGAAAACAAGCAGCGGCCCGACCCGCAGCCGGTGCTGCGCGTCATCTACGCGGCTTCGTCGGAGGTGCGCAACTCCATCGTGTACGCCACCATCATTGTGGTGCTGGTGTTTTTGCCGCTGTTTGCGCTGGAAGGCATGGAGGGCCGCATTTTTGCGCCGCTGGGCATTGCCTACATCACCAGCATCGTGGCCTCGCTGTTCGTGTCGCTGACCGTGACGCCGGTGCTGTGCTACTATCTGCTGCCGCGCATGAAGCAGATGGACCATCCCGAAACCGACGGCGGACTGGTACGCTGGCTGAAAAAAAAGGATACGCGCCTGCTTACCTGGGGCCTGCAGCGTCCCAAACTGGTGCTGACCTCCACAGCTTTATTGTTTGTAATGGCCGCGGCCATGGTGCCCTTCTTCGGCACCGAGTTCCTGCCGCCGTTCAACGAAGGCTCCCTCACGGTCAACTTCTCGGCCCCGGCGGGCACCTCGCTCACCGAAAGCAACCGCCTGGGTACGCTGGGCGAGCAGCAGATGCTTAAGATTCCGGAAGTGGCCTACACGGCCCGCCGCACCGGCCGCGCCGAGCTCGACGAGCACGCCGAATCGGTCAATAACTCGGAAATCGAGGTGGCCTTCAAGACCGAAGCCGAACTCGAAAAAGCGGGCAGAACCATGCGCAGCCGCGACGAAATCCTGGCCGACATGCGCCAGAAGCTCAGCCTGATTACGGGCGTGAACGTGAACATCGGCCAGCCCATTTCCCACCGCCTCGATCACCTGCTGTCGGGCGTGCGGGCCCAGGTGGCCATCAAGGTATTCGGCAACGATTTGCTGGAGCTGCGCCGCTACGCCAACGAGGTGCGCGCCGCCGCCGGCACGGTGCCCGGCGTAGTCGATTTGCAGGTGGAAAAGCAGGTCCAGATTCCGCAGCTCCTGATCCGCCCGCGCGACGAAGCGCTCCGCGCCTACGGCATGGCCCGGGGCGAAGTGGTGCGCGACCTGGAGACGCTGTTTCAGGGTGCCGTGGTATCGCAGATGCTCGACGGGCAGAAGCGCTTCGATCTGGTGGTGAAGCTGCCTGAAGCCCAGCGCAACGACATTGCGGCCATCAGCCAGACCCGCATCGAAACGCCCGGCGGCGCTATGATTCCGGTGAGTGAAGTGGCCGACGTGGTGTACGAGCCCGGCCCCAACACCGTAAACCACGAAAACACCCAGCGCCGCATCACCATCTCGCTGAACGTGGCCGAGCGGGATCTGGGCTCCACGGTGAAGGAGATTCAGGCCAAAGTCAGCCAGCAGGTGAAGCTGCCGCCGGGCTACTACCTCACCTACGGCGGGCAGTTCGAGAGCCAGCAGTCGGCATCGCAGAAGATACTGTGGCTGAGCTTGTTTTCGCTGGCCGGCATCTTTTTGGTGCTGTTTTCGCACTTTAAATCCTCCTTGATGGTGGGTCAGATTATGCTCAACATCCCGCTGGCGCTCATCGGCTCGGTGGTGGCGGTGCTGCTCACGGGCGGCACGTTCAGCATTGCCTCACTGGTGGGCTTCATCACGCTCACCGGCATTGCCTCGCGCAACGGCATCATGATGATTTCGCACTACATCCACCTCGTCGAGCACGAAGGCGAGAAGTTCGGCCTCCCCATGATTATCCGCGGCTCGCTGGAGCGGCTGGTGCCGGTGCTGATGACAGCCTTAGTGGCCGCCCTGGCCCTGGTGCCGCTCACGCTTGCCAAGGACGCGCCGGGCAAGGAAATCCTGTATCCGGTGGCCACCGTCATCCTTGGCGGCCTGCTTTCGTCCACGTTCCTCGATATTATCGTAACGCCGGTGGTGTTCTGGCTGGTGGGCGAAAAGGCCCTGGCGCAGTACTTCGCGGCGCACCGGGAAACGGGCCTCGATGACCACCCGCAGGAGCTCGACGCGGCGCCGCTCACCCCGCCGGTCGATGCCGGATAA
- a CDS encoding NAD(P)/FAD-dependent oxidoreductase, with amino-acid sequence MNFDTIIVGAGNAGLSAALTLGRSRRRGLVLDGGPPRNVPAAHAHNFFTRDGTPPAELLRLGREQLQPYDGVEIRAALAQTARAVPGGFALELVEGTAVTARTLLLAPGVVDVLLAIPGFRELWGRGVYHSPYCHGREVRDQPLALYGRGALGFHLAVLLHHWAPGPVLCTDGPAELDAAQLATLGQLGIRVLETPVAALEPAPAGGLTVAFADESRLAVAAVFARVPQQQRTDLAAQLGCAFTDDGIYIQTTWYGPDQRARRVRRRRPDQPVPAGGSRGRGRHGRGGPAQ; translated from the coding sequence ATGAATTTTGACACCATTATCGTAGGGGCCGGCAACGCCGGCCTGAGCGCGGCCCTCACCCTGGGCCGCTCGCGCCGCCGCGGGCTGGTGCTCGACGGCGGCCCGCCCCGCAATGTCCCGGCCGCCCACGCCCACAACTTCTTCACCCGCGACGGCACCCCGCCCGCCGAGCTGCTGCGCCTGGGCCGCGAGCAGCTACAGCCCTACGACGGGGTGGAAATCCGGGCGGCCCTGGCCCAAACCGCCCGCGCTGTGCCGGGCGGCTTCGCCCTGGAGCTGGTCGAAGGCACGGCAGTAACGGCCCGCACGCTGCTGCTGGCCCCCGGCGTGGTGGACGTGCTGCTCGCCATTCCCGGCTTCCGGGAGCTCTGGGGCCGGGGCGTGTACCACAGTCCCTACTGCCACGGCCGGGAAGTCCGCGACCAGCCGCTGGCCCTCTACGGGCGGGGCGCGCTGGGCTTCCACCTGGCTGTGCTGCTGCATCACTGGGCCCCCGGTCCGGTACTCTGCACCGACGGTCCCGCCGAACTCGACGCCGCCCAGCTCGCCACGCTCGGGCAGCTGGGCATCCGGGTGCTGGAAACGCCGGTGGCGGCCCTTGAGCCCGCGCCGGCCGGTGGGCTAACGGTGGCCTTTGCCGACGAGTCCCGGCTCGCGGTGGCGGCCGTGTTTGCCCGCGTGCCGCAGCAGCAGCGCACCGACCTGGCCGCCCAGCTCGGCTGCGCCTTTACCGACGACGGCATCTATATACAAACCACATGGTATGGGCCTGACCAGCGTGCCCGGCGTGTACGCCGACGGCGACCTGACCAGCCCGTTCCAGCAGGTGGTAGCCGCGGCCGCGGCCGGCATGGGCGCGGCGGCCCTGCTCAATAA
- a CDS encoding HipA N-terminal domain-containing protein: MRRAEVRMRSEVVGHLTQDEQGYTFAYTPAYRLRAGAEPVSLTLPLWEQPWLALIDALIKVSRLGWPQIQLSINPTLKSPVFDVR, translated from the coding sequence ATGCGCCGGGCGGAAGTACGGATGCGCAGCGAAGTGGTGGGACACCTGACCCAGGATGAGCAGGGCTATACCTTCGCCTACACGCCGGCCTACCGGCTGCGGGCCGGCGCGGAGCCGGTCAGTCTCACGCTCCCCCTGTGGGAGCAGCCCTGGCTGGCATTAATAGACGCGTTAATTAAGGTTAGCCGGCTTGGCTGGCCTCAAATCCAGCTCAGCATCAACCCGACATTAAAATCACCGGTATTTGACGTTAGATAA
- a CDS encoding helix-turn-helix transcriptional regulator — MPHTLAKFVKQRRRLLQLSQPDLAAKAGVGLRFVRELEQGKATLRLDKVNAVLQLFGHEVGPVPVSRSPEPE; from the coding sequence ATGCCACATACATTGGCCAAATTTGTAAAGCAGCGCCGCCGTTTGCTGCAGCTTTCGCAGCCCGACCTGGCAGCCAAGGCGGGCGTGGGGCTGCGCTTCGTGCGCGAGCTGGAACAGGGCAAAGCAACCCTGCGCCTGGATAAGGTCAACGCCGTGCTGCAGCTGTTCGGGCACGAGGTGGGGCCAGTACCGGTAAGTCGCTCACCAGAACCGGAATAA
- a CDS encoding PD-(D/E)XK nuclease-like domain-containing protein encodes MRRQRYCRDLLYRGHAEQSYIAIHAATGVGGKLRPDLLVRSRAGRQLTLIDFKTTSSPDLAHFLITIEKYDYDRQAALYLDALQATRFLIMGVQKKATHAVWRGELTAMTGLLEQGRKKYKRLMHALSHHPQAPTPLHRQQQPNN; translated from the coding sequence GTGCGCCGCCAGCGCTACTGCCGCGACCTGCTCTACCGCGGCCACGCCGAACAGTCCTACATTGCCATCCACGCGGCCACCGGAGTAGGGGGGAAGCTCCGCCCGGACCTGTTGGTGCGCAGCCGCGCCGGCCGCCAGCTCACGCTCATCGACTTCAAAACCACCAGCAGCCCCGACCTGGCACACTTCCTGATTACCATCGAGAAGTACGACTACGACCGCCAAGCCGCCCTATATCTGGACGCCCTGCAGGCCACCCGCTTCCTCATCATGGGCGTGCAAAAGAAAGCTACGCACGCAGTCTGGCGCGGCGAGCTAACCGCCATGACCGGCCTGCTCGAGCAGGGACGCAAGAAGTACAAGCGGCTAATGCATGCTCTTAGCCACCATCCACAAGCGCCGACGCCGTTGCACAGGCAGCAGCAGCCGAATAACTAG
- a CDS encoding amidohydrolase family protein has protein sequence MKYCYLLLLCLFSLVGNSQSLKKADRSYVFRGVNVVDVASGSIVSNTNVLVSNGKIVAVGRHKPKFPKGTVVLDAKGKFIMPGMYDMHAHFPNVDGEPFPVDEYLLLNLSRGITSLRIMRGAPVVLEWKQKIQNEEVIGPSLFVGSPALVVDEKLQQQALRPLLAGYQRQGYDFIKYLGGNNQGVYDSINHIAQQIGLKVAGHGPPMGLEAAVNAGQSSVEHIEPFIGLYLYDSTRYAAAMTRFVEKKLWSCPDLYWYQIYGYQIPKPQLLASPGIEYVPKEMVARWEKELYAIDSTTLKRKYDAYALRVNTYKKLLPRKDKQGVNLLVSPGDGVFVIPGYSYFEEMKLFAQCGISNAHILEACTSNAARYFGEDNRGRIEANQPADIVLLDANPLLDIANTTMISGVMVRGRWFSKKELDEKLAAIKKKYTN, from the coding sequence ATGAAGTATTGCTATTTGCTACTGCTCTGCCTTTTTTCCCTTGTGGGCAACAGCCAATCCCTGAAAAAGGCTGACAGAAGCTACGTCTTCCGGGGAGTGAACGTGGTGGATGTAGCGTCGGGATCAATCGTCTCCAACACCAATGTCCTGGTCAGCAATGGGAAGATTGTGGCAGTTGGGCGCCACAAGCCAAAGTTTCCTAAGGGCACGGTGGTGCTGGATGCAAAAGGCAAATTCATCATGCCCGGCATGTACGACATGCACGCCCACTTTCCCAACGTCGATGGCGAACCCTTTCCCGTGGACGAATACCTGTTGCTCAACCTGTCGCGGGGCATCACTTCTCTCCGGATCATGCGGGGCGCGCCGGTCGTATTGGAGTGGAAGCAAAAGATCCAGAACGAAGAGGTAATCGGGCCTTCTCTATTTGTGGGTTCTCCCGCTCTGGTGGTCGACGAAAAGTTGCAGCAGCAAGCTCTGCGCCCGCTCCTGGCAGGCTACCAGCGGCAGGGCTACGATTTCATCAAATACCTCGGCGGCAACAACCAGGGGGTGTACGACTCCATTAACCACATCGCGCAGCAAATCGGCCTGAAAGTCGCCGGTCATGGGCCACCCATGGGCCTGGAGGCCGCCGTCAACGCCGGTCAGTCGTCGGTGGAACACATCGAACCCTTCATCGGCCTCTATTTATACGACAGCACGCGCTATGCCGCCGCCATGACCAGGTTCGTGGAGAAAAAGCTATGGTCATGTCCTGACCTGTACTGGTACCAGATTTACGGGTATCAGATTCCGAAGCCGCAGCTGCTGGCCTCCCCCGGTATTGAGTACGTTCCGAAAGAGATGGTAGCCCGCTGGGAAAAAGAGCTGTACGCCATCGATAGCACCACCCTCAAGCGCAAATACGATGCCTATGCCCTGCGGGTAAACACGTACAAAAAACTGTTGCCGCGCAAGGACAAACAGGGGGTTAATCTACTGGTGAGCCCCGGCGACGGCGTGTTTGTAATCCCGGGGTACAGCTACTTTGAAGAAATGAAGCTGTTCGCCCAGTGCGGTATCAGTAACGCTCATATCTTGGAAGCGTGCACGTCCAACGCTGCCCGCTATTTCGGAGAGGACAACCGGGGTAGAATTGAAGCGAATCAACCTGCCGATATCGTGTTACTCGACGCGAATCCACTGCTGGACATTGCAAATACTACCATGATCAGTGGAGTAATGGTGCGTGGCCGGTGGTTTTCCAAGAAGGAGCTAGACGAGAAATTGGCGGCCATAAAGAAGAAGTACACCAACTGA
- a CDS encoding alpha/beta fold hydrolase — protein sequence MALAAHAQEKLSYLLQTVDVAAYPNATFEVRGQVLIEDKARHGGAIACAVASLDKKNIKSYFDKYGMDSYKPGAWTALSVSGRIDRQANKLSVGMFFSGRGRYYFDDFELLITSKGKTVSVPLGNAGFEADTLRPWYVGEYKEMANVRLTTDKARSGRQSLLIDNSRAESEVYGDNTRRGRYATVNGVRLYYELYGAGEPLLLLHGNNSSINAFSQQIPALAKSYQVIALDSRGQGNSQADTTRLTYELFADDAAALLEVLGVDSARVLGWSDGGNIGLLLAMRHPGKVRQLASMAAVLYNDDKSVSPKLNAQLRRQLTEMKGRGVTEADMEYRLKNLLLTEPHIAPEALAQVNVPVLVMAGENDIFRREHTDLIATKLPRATLKIFRKAGHEAPTEVPAEFNQAVLEFFAGRR from the coding sequence ATGGCCCTGGCCGCTCATGCTCAAGAGAAATTATCCTATCTGCTGCAGACGGTCGACGTAGCCGCTTATCCGAACGCCACGTTCGAGGTGCGCGGCCAGGTGCTGATTGAGGACAAGGCGCGCCATGGGGGTGCCATCGCCTGCGCCGTCGCCTCGCTGGACAAGAAGAACATCAAGTCCTACTTCGATAAGTACGGGATGGACAGCTACAAGCCTGGGGCCTGGACTGCGCTGTCGGTTTCCGGGCGGATTGACCGCCAGGCCAATAAACTGTCGGTGGGCATGTTCTTTTCCGGCCGGGGCCGGTATTATTTCGATGATTTCGAGCTGCTCATCACCAGCAAGGGCAAAACAGTCAGCGTGCCGCTGGGCAACGCGGGCTTTGAGGCCGACACGCTACGCCCCTGGTATGTGGGGGAGTATAAGGAGATGGCCAACGTGCGGCTGACCACCGACAAGGCCCGCTCCGGCCGGCAGTCGCTGCTGATTGATAACTCCCGGGCGGAATCAGAGGTGTACGGCGACAACACGCGGCGAGGCCGGTACGCCACCGTGAACGGCGTGCGCCTCTACTACGAGCTGTACGGCGCGGGCGAGCCGCTGCTGCTGCTGCATGGCAACAACTCGTCCATCAACGCCTTCAGCCAGCAGATTCCGGCGCTGGCCAAAAGCTACCAGGTGATTGCGCTCGACAGCCGGGGCCAGGGCAACTCGCAGGCCGACACCACCCGGCTCACTTACGAGCTGTTTGCCGACGATGCGGCCGCGTTGCTGGAGGTGCTCGGCGTGGACAGCGCCCGCGTGCTAGGCTGGAGCGACGGGGGCAACATCGGCCTGCTGCTGGCCATGCGGCACCCGGGCAAGGTGCGGCAGCTGGCCTCGATGGCGGCAGTGCTCTACAACGACGACAAATCGGTGTCGCCGAAGCTGAACGCGCAGCTGCGCCGGCAGCTGACGGAGATGAAAGGCCGCGGCGTGACGGAGGCGGATATGGAGTACCGGCTGAAAAACCTGCTGCTCACCGAGCCGCACATCGCGCCGGAGGCGCTGGCCCAAGTCAACGTGCCGGTGCTGGTGATGGCGGGCGAGAACGACATCTTCAGGCGGGAGCACACGGATCTGATAGCCACCAAACTGCCCCGCGCCACACTTAAGATTTTCCGCAAAGCCGGCCACGAGGCGCCCACGGAAGTTCCCGCGGAGTTCAACCAAGCCGTGCTGGAGTTCTTCGCCGGCCGCCGTTAG
- a CDS encoding carboxypeptidase-like regulatory domain-containing protein, with amino-acid sequence MKNSLPLLLLLLLLLVFRGAAAQSTTVSGIVRDKASRLALPGVTVLEKGTTNGASTDAQGRFTLAVSGHAPRLFVSSIGYVFQEISLAGRPDSVTVWLEADAKALSEVVVTGHAPSGTSHISAAVSTVKGAAPGIRIRGLSTLAAPSRAELSTRSKRETSSSGLKTSAGVLTAGEVNDFGKWHLWPDIAQQELSRWGEQWRIRPLERYTAQLLTEDGYPVVGAAVQLKDQRDLLLWQARTDNTGRCELWSNLFTAGPAAGPGQVASLQALVDGQTYTVRQPTRFQQGLNSIRVPRPCRTPAVVDVAFVVDATGSMGDEIRYLQAELEDVIGQVRDSLAGVTLNVGSVFYRDAGDEYLTRQTNLSANLSQTLDFLRAQQAGGGGDFPEAVDQALDVAVNELAWAPEARARLLFLILDAPPHENPQVLASLQRSVLKAAAQGIRLIPVAASGIDKSTEYLLRALALATNGTYVFLTDDSGVGNPHLKPTTDRFEVEQLNALLVKIIGRYAATTDCQVPAATAGRRPGTLSGRYTAARYTAARDSTAAPATRPGRRYAWSCYPNPTADVLHVELEGDVQELFVADAAGKVLLRAAPVRHQAALRVDHLPTGVYFLTFFTGLGWEKTRFLVRR; translated from the coding sequence ATGAAAAACTCTCTCCCGCTGCTGCTACTTCTGCTGCTGCTACTTGTGTTCCGGGGCGCCGCCGCCCAGTCCACCACCGTCTCGGGCATTGTGCGCGACAAAGCCAGCCGGCTAGCCCTGCCCGGGGTCACGGTGCTGGAAAAAGGCACTACCAACGGCGCGTCCACTGACGCGCAGGGCCGTTTCACGCTCGCTGTCTCGGGCCACGCCCCGCGCCTTTTCGTGTCCTCAATTGGCTATGTTTTCCAGGAAATCAGCCTCGCCGGCCGGCCCGATTCGGTAACGGTGTGGCTGGAAGCTGACGCAAAGGCCCTGTCCGAAGTGGTGGTAACGGGGCATGCTCCCTCCGGAACCAGCCACATCAGCGCTGCCGTAAGCACGGTGAAGGGGGCCGCGCCCGGTATACGGATCCGGGGATTGAGCACCCTGGCGGCCCCGTCCCGCGCCGAGCTGAGCACCCGGTCCAAGCGTGAAACCAGCTCTTCGGGTCTGAAAACCAGCGCGGGCGTGCTGACGGCCGGGGAAGTCAACGACTTCGGCAAGTGGCACCTGTGGCCCGACATTGCCCAGCAGGAGCTGAGCCGCTGGGGCGAGCAGTGGCGCATTCGGCCCCTGGAGCGCTACACTGCCCAGCTGCTGACCGAGGACGGCTACCCCGTGGTAGGGGCGGCCGTGCAGCTCAAGGACCAGCGCGACTTGCTGCTCTGGCAGGCCCGCACCGACAACACCGGCCGGTGTGAGCTCTGGAGTAACCTGTTCACGGCCGGGCCGGCCGCGGGCCCCGGGCAGGTGGCCAGCCTGCAGGCCCTAGTGGACGGGCAGACCTACACCGTGCGCCAGCCCACGCGCTTTCAGCAGGGCCTCAACAGCATCCGGGTGCCGCGGCCCTGCCGCACGCCGGCCGTGGTGGACGTGGCCTTCGTGGTGGATGCCACCGGCTCGATGGGCGACGAGATCCGCTACCTGCAGGCCGAGTTGGAAGACGTCATTGGGCAGGTACGCGACTCGCTGGCCGGCGTCACGCTCAACGTGGGCAGCGTGTTCTACCGCGACGCCGGCGACGAGTACCTGACCCGCCAAACCAACCTAAGCGCCAACCTGAGCCAGACCCTGGACTTCCTGCGCGCCCAGCAGGCCGGCGGCGGGGGCGACTTTCCCGAGGCCGTCGACCAGGCCCTGGACGTGGCCGTCAACGAGCTGGCCTGGGCCCCCGAGGCCCGGGCGCGGCTGCTGTTTCTGATTCTCGACGCCCCGCCCCACGAAAACCCGCAGGTGCTGGCCTCGCTGCAGCGCTCGGTGCTCAAGGCCGCCGCCCAGGGCATCCGCCTGATTCCCGTGGCGGCCAGCGGCATCGACAAAAGCACCGAGTACCTGCTGCGCGCTCTGGCCCTGGCCACCAACGGCACCTACGTGTTTCTCACCGACGACAGCGGCGTGGGCAACCCCCACCTCAAGCCCACCACCGACCGGTTCGAGGTGGAGCAGCTCAACGCATTGTTGGTGAAGATCATCGGCCGCTACGCCGCCACCACCGACTGCCAGGTGCCGGCCGCAACGGCCGGCCGCCGGCCCGGCACGCTCTCCGGCCGCTACACCGCTGCCCGCTACACCGCTGCCCGCGACAGCACGGCGGCCCCCGCCACCCGGCCCGGCCGGCGCTACGCCTGGTCGTGCTACCCCAACCCCACCGCCGACGTGCTGCACGTGGAGCTGGAAGGTGACGTGCAGGAGCTGTTCGTTGCCGACGCGGCGGGCAAGGTGCTGCTGCGCGCGGCCCCGGTGCGCCACCAAGCGGCGCTGCGGGTGGATCATCTGCCCACCGGCGTCTACTTCCTGACCTTCTTCACGGGCCTGGGCTGGGAGAAGACCCGGTTTCTGGTGCGCCGGTAA
- a CDS encoding DNA/RNA non-specific endonuclease encodes MPVHLTGRRPRTGLLLALLCLLAPAAWAQTTTESFDSGTKATYPAAPVPLATGTWIFDDALLGTDAQDHRAGAQAARLQQAGTLTMDFFLPDGASTVSVQHAAYGTDATAAFELWYQTQGCDTWVRAGQPVVAFSYVLQTASFPVNVPGGLRFQLRKVTGGSARLNLDNFTVTAFTTTAPPPPVAGDNQHLTMGNPSGATADVSMPFNYLLEKPQYALSYHRDRGTPNWVSWYLAPVWIGSAPRVDLFRADETLPASWYRVQGTSYSRSGFDRGHNTPSADRTSTPEDNSATFLMTNMIPQSPDNNQRTWAALENYARTLVDAGNELYIIMGSYGIGGQGEIRTSTPFIPVSATTIDGGRVTVPNRIWKVIVVLPTGNNDVSRVSAATRIIAIDTPNQNGMTTNWGQYRTSVDAIEAATGLDLLSALPTSVQQVVESTIDNGPTQ; translated from the coding sequence ATGCCCGTTCACTTAACTGGCCGGCGCCCCCGCACGGGGCTGCTGCTGGCCCTGCTGTGCCTGCTGGCCCCCGCCGCCTGGGCCCAGACCACCACGGAGTCCTTTGACTCCGGCACCAAGGCCACCTACCCGGCCGCGCCCGTCCCCCTGGCCACCGGCACTTGGATTTTCGACGACGCCCTGCTCGGTACCGACGCCCAGGATCACCGCGCCGGCGCTCAGGCCGCCCGCCTGCAGCAGGCCGGCACGCTGACCATGGACTTCTTCCTGCCCGACGGCGCCAGCACGGTCAGCGTGCAGCACGCCGCTTACGGCACCGACGCCACCGCCGCCTTCGAGCTCTGGTACCAGACCCAGGGCTGCGACACCTGGGTGCGCGCCGGCCAGCCGGTGGTGGCATTCTCCTACGTCCTGCAAACGGCCTCCTTCCCGGTCAACGTGCCCGGCGGCCTGCGCTTTCAGCTGCGCAAGGTCACCGGCGGCAGCGCCCGCCTCAACCTCGACAACTTCACAGTCACGGCCTTCACCACCACGGCCCCGCCGCCCCCGGTGGCCGGCGACAACCAGCACCTGACCATGGGCAACCCCAGCGGGGCCACCGCCGACGTCAGTATGCCCTTCAACTACCTGCTGGAAAAGCCGCAGTACGCGCTGTCCTACCACCGCGACCGGGGCACGCCCAACTGGGTGAGCTGGTACCTGGCCCCCGTGTGGATCGGCTCCGCCCCCCGGGTGGACTTGTTCCGCGCTGACGAAACTCTGCCCGCCAGTTGGTACCGGGTGCAGGGCACCAGCTACTCCCGCTCCGGCTTTGACCGGGGCCACAATACGCCCTCGGCCGACCGCACCAGCACGCCCGAAGACAACTCGGCTACCTTCCTGATGACCAACATGATTCCCCAGTCGCCGGACAACAACCAGCGCACCTGGGCGGCCCTGGAAAACTACGCGCGCACACTGGTGGACGCCGGCAACGAGCTCTACATCATCATGGGCTCCTACGGCATCGGCGGCCAGGGCGAAATCCGCACCAGCACGCCGTTCATCCCCGTTTCAGCTACCACAATTGACGGGGGGCGCGTGACGGTCCCCAACCGCATCTGGAAAGTCATCGTCGTGCTGCCCACCGGCAACAACGACGTGAGCCGCGTGTCGGCTGCCACCCGCATCATCGCCATCGACACGCCCAACCAGAACGGCATGACCACCAACTGGGGTCAGTACCGCACCAGCGTCGACGCTATTGAGGCCGCTACCGGCCTCGACCTGCTCTCGGCCCTGCCCACCAGCGTGCAGCAGGTGGTGGAATCTACCATTGACAACGGCCCGACCCAATGA